From Pseudoalteromonas sp. DL-6, one genomic window encodes:
- a CDS encoding DsbC family protein codes for MRKLSPIILALALSPLVQAEPVSEVSPVGKIDGMVSLPVTGMKAVESNGRIVFMSDSGRFVIGGTLYDAWLKKPLTSLEEISEAGNTLDLSRLGLKMDDLNPLTLGEGKKKVVVFVDPRCPHCHELLKQALPLTKEYTFQILPVPVLGPDSERQVRQLGCARDKKAATDALLNGRIGNLEQDDACNLEPMQRTLVTAQILGIQGVPFIVANDGRISRGRPYDLSAWLEGR; via the coding sequence ATGCGAAAACTATCTCCAATTATTCTGGCGCTTGCGCTGTCTCCATTGGTTCAAGCTGAACCTGTGTCTGAAGTGTCGCCCGTTGGCAAAATTGACGGCATGGTTTCTTTACCTGTCACTGGTATGAAAGCGGTCGAAAGCAATGGCCGTATTGTTTTCATGTCAGACAGTGGCCGGTTCGTCATTGGTGGCACGCTCTATGATGCCTGGTTGAAAAAGCCGCTTACTAGCCTCGAAGAAATTAGTGAAGCTGGTAACACGCTGGACTTAAGTCGTCTTGGCTTAAAAATGGATGATTTGAACCCACTGACTTTAGGCGAAGGCAAAAAGAAAGTGGTGGTCTTTGTTGACCCCCGGTGCCCGCATTGCCATGAGCTTTTGAAACAAGCCCTACCGTTAACCAAAGAATACACCTTCCAAATTCTCCCTGTGCCAGTGCTTGGTCCTGATTCAGAGCGTCAGGTTCGCCAGCTTGGCTGTGCGCGTGACAAGAAAGCGGCCACCGATGCATTGCTCAATGGCCGGATTGGTAACCTAGAACAGGATGATGCCTGCAACTTAGAACCAATGCAGCGTACCTTGGTGACGGCTCAAATCCTGGGCATTCAAGGTGTGCCTTTCATCGTTGCCAATGATGGTCGCATCAGCCGAGGCCGTCCTTATGATCTTTCTGCTTGGTTGGAGGGGCGTTAA
- a CDS encoding DUF6088 family protein yields the protein MKKAEAIKKLLEYDKRGRCVFTNSDLAKIFHQDNERALRAGIKRLQDDGLLTRIINGVYLYNLAQSKGSDTLEQIAKTIRRGEYNYISLESALSDFGVISQIPVDRLTVMTTGRSGEFKTPLGTIEFTHTKRDPMDILENTSLVGRPLRLATKQTAYRDLKRVGRNTHLVSKDGLYEN from the coding sequence GTGAAAAAGGCTGAGGCAATTAAAAAGCTATTAGAATATGACAAGCGTGGTCGCTGTGTTTTTACTAATTCAGATCTGGCGAAAATCTTTCATCAAGATAATGAACGAGCATTGCGTGCGGGAATTAAACGTTTGCAAGACGATGGCTTACTCACCCGAATCATTAATGGTGTGTACTTATACAATTTAGCGCAGTCGAAAGGCAGCGATACGTTGGAGCAAATTGCTAAAACCATTCGGCGTGGAGAATATAACTACATTAGCCTAGAGTCTGCACTTTCTGATTTTGGAGTTATTTCGCAAATTCCAGTAGATCGCTTAACTGTTATGACAACGGGACGTTCCGGTGAATTCAAAACACCTTTGGGTACAATTGAATTTACGCATACGAAACGAGATCCAATGGATATTTTAGAAAATACCAGTTTAGTCGGCAGACCGCTTAGGTTAGCAACGAAACAAACTGCATACAGAGACTTAAAACGAGTTGGCCGAAATACACATTTAGTAAGCAAGGATGGGCTATATGAAAATTGA
- a CDS encoding nucleotidyl transferase AbiEii/AbiGii toxin family protein → MKIDQENFAQLVNKAMQVENLSHMRSVIEKELLHYDILFALEKGGLLDKLTFQGGTSLRLCYGGNRFSEDLDFAGGKDFSSAMLADMKHCIEKYIGERYGLEVTVKEPKDLKQDPKYSELSIDKWQIAVVTSPERKDLPKQKIKVEVANIPAYTREPQPLQINYDFLPDGYSDTLILTESLDEVMADKIISLPATTRYVRHRDIWDLAWLQQQGATLNMDLVKNKVSDYKLEHFNKMLDNFLDRLPGIVSSEAFIAEMKRFLPTDVFDRTLAQDKFQVYLQNMLAKLFKTVSNELLGNVTNNEFRM, encoded by the coding sequence ATGAAAATTGATCAAGAAAATTTCGCGCAATTGGTAAATAAAGCAATGCAGGTTGAAAATCTATCTCATATGCGCTCAGTGATAGAAAAAGAGCTCTTACACTACGATATTTTATTTGCGCTAGAGAAAGGTGGACTTCTAGACAAACTAACTTTTCAAGGTGGCACTTCATTGCGCCTTTGTTATGGCGGCAATCGTTTCAGCGAAGATCTGGATTTTGCTGGCGGGAAGGATTTCAGCTCAGCGATGCTGGCAGACATGAAACATTGTATAGAAAAGTACATTGGTGAACGATACGGGCTTGAAGTGACAGTAAAAGAACCAAAGGATCTAAAGCAAGATCCTAAATATTCTGAATTGAGCATTGATAAGTGGCAAATAGCTGTAGTGACTTCTCCTGAGAGAAAAGATCTGCCAAAACAAAAAATCAAAGTAGAAGTGGCAAACATTCCAGCCTATACAAGAGAGCCCCAACCTCTTCAAATAAACTATGATTTTTTGCCTGATGGATACAGTGATACGCTAATTTTGACAGAAAGCTTGGATGAAGTCATGGCGGATAAAATCATTTCCTTGCCTGCCACTACAAGGTATGTCCGCCACCGAGATATATGGGATTTAGCTTGGTTACAGCAACAAGGCGCGACACTCAATATGGACTTAGTTAAAAACAAGGTGTCAGATTATAAACTTGAGCACTTCAACAAAATGTTGGATAACTTTCTTGACCGACTTCCTGGTATTGTATCTAGTGAAGCGTTCATTGCAGAAATGAAACGTTTCTTACCAACAGATGTATTTGATAGAACCCTAGCTCAGGACAAGTTTCAAGTTTACCTGCAAAATATGTTGGCGAAACTATTTAAAACTGTGAGTAACGAATTACTAGGCAACGTTACTAATAATGAATTTAGAATGTAA
- the traA gene encoding TraA family conjugative transfer protein, with product MTNAVRTIQTQRLMTIGALGLMALMISEPSFAGTGGDAFTDVWDTLKDWTQGTLGRIVAGAMVLVGIVGGIARQSLMAFALGIGGGMGLYNTPTVVESVMSATLPVVASTQEVIGTTVPAISAVLLGT from the coding sequence ATGACAAATGCAGTTCGCACCATTCAAACTCAGCGCCTAATGACTATTGGTGCGCTTGGTTTAATGGCGTTAATGATTTCGGAGCCCTCATTTGCGGGCACCGGTGGTGATGCTTTCACTGATGTGTGGGATACCCTAAAAGATTGGACCCAAGGTACTTTGGGACGGATCGTAGCGGGAGCCATGGTTCTGGTGGGTATTGTGGGCGGTATCGCTCGCCAAAGCTTGATGGCTTTTGCCTTGGGCATTGGTGGCGGTATGGGTCTCTACAATACGCCAACAGTCGTTGAAAGTGTTATGTCTGCAACTTTACCTGTTGTTGCCAGCACTCAGGAAGTTATTGGCACAACTGTTCCAGCAATCAGCGCCGTTTTACTGGGCACCTGA
- the traV gene encoding type IV conjugative transfer system lipoprotein TraV — protein sequence MMTSMQNNPKHQSKQWSKAGLLLLAVGSTLLSGCSSLGLGSSEYGCPGMPDGVRCLSAREVYELTSNGAAPKTIDAVATRIGSPSGYSQSDLETGLLSHPALPETQQSAPIRIPSRVMRIWIAPWEDDRGDLNLSSYVFTEIEPRRWDIGVSAPRTVSPVLRPLQTQSDSASAGADGKRDNLSIYGETNE from the coding sequence ATGATGACATCAATGCAGAACAACCCAAAGCACCAGTCAAAACAGTGGTCTAAAGCTGGATTACTTTTATTGGCAGTCGGCTCAACCTTATTGTCTGGCTGTAGTTCATTGGGTCTTGGGAGTAGTGAATATGGATGCCCAGGTATGCCTGACGGTGTGCGCTGTTTATCCGCTCGTGAAGTCTATGAGCTTACAAGTAATGGGGCTGCACCCAAGACGATTGATGCTGTGGCGACTCGAATTGGTTCTCCCTCTGGGTATTCACAATCTGATTTAGAGACAGGACTGCTGAGCCATCCAGCATTACCTGAGACGCAGCAATCTGCACCTATTCGCATTCCTTCAAGGGTGATGCGAATTTGGATTGCGCCTTGGGAGGATGACCGTGGAGATCTGAATTTATCCAGCTACGTGTTTACCGAAATTGAACCGCGCCGGTGGGATATTGGGGTGTCAGCACCTCGAACGGTTTCGCCAGTGCTACGTCCACTTCAGACTCAAAGCGATTCAGCCTCAGCGGGAGCTGATGGTAAGCGCGATAACTTGAGTATCTACGGAGAAACTAACGAATGA
- a CDS encoding TraB/VirB10 family protein, producing MKAQWEQMSPNMKRSLSVAGIAGGLILMVMVFSPNPDDGSSSRNRQETIRHILTDTNTRDVGVDSLAANVKLLSERNEQLRREVERLRRDVDSGRLSPGSPSIPSEVNAELARLRAELDDVRAGGDAAVEGTNSRFEVPLSAMELPKEEKPLPSNPDDYFANAPLPDPLYQQPANGQGTRARDVPLPPITIRMIEPEVVAEPEVVVQEAPPLYLPAGSIISGTLITGLDAPTYESARREPFPALLRIQKEAILPNRFRADIKECFLIAAGYGDLSSERAYLRGETISCVREDGGVIETRLDSYAVGEDGKAGIRGRLVSKQGQLVAKSMMAGFLQGLAGAFDVNPVPTIQTGNAGDTQLYQQVMSQEALQGAAIKGTGKALDRVAKFYLDMAENMFPVIEVDAARKIEVIVTRGASLSLATSQGGGARR from the coding sequence ATGAAAGCACAATGGGAACAAATGAGCCCGAACATGAAGCGGAGCCTATCGGTTGCTGGTATTGCTGGTGGTCTCATCCTTATGGTGATGGTGTTTTCACCTAATCCTGACGATGGCTCAAGCAGTCGGAACCGGCAGGAAACGATCCGGCACATTCTTACGGATACCAATACTCGTGATGTTGGGGTCGATAGTTTGGCTGCGAACGTAAAACTTCTCAGTGAGCGCAACGAGCAGTTACGTCGTGAAGTTGAGCGCTTGCGTCGTGACGTCGATTCAGGACGGCTAAGCCCAGGTTCGCCTTCTATACCAAGTGAGGTCAATGCGGAGCTGGCCCGCCTTAGAGCGGAACTTGATGATGTTCGCGCAGGAGGTGATGCAGCAGTTGAAGGCACAAATAGCCGTTTTGAAGTGCCTTTATCTGCCATGGAATTACCTAAAGAAGAAAAGCCACTGCCGTCTAACCCAGACGACTATTTTGCCAATGCGCCGCTGCCTGATCCGCTCTATCAGCAGCCAGCCAATGGCCAAGGTACACGAGCACGAGATGTTCCATTGCCGCCAATCACGATTCGTATGATTGAGCCTGAAGTGGTTGCTGAACCAGAGGTTGTTGTGCAAGAAGCGCCGCCTTTGTACCTACCGGCGGGCAGCATCATCTCAGGTACTTTGATCACTGGTTTGGATGCACCTACTTACGAGTCCGCAAGGCGCGAGCCTTTTCCTGCATTGCTGAGGATTCAAAAGGAAGCCATTTTACCCAACCGATTTAGAGCGGATATCAAAGAGTGTTTCTTGATCGCCGCGGGTTACGGTGATTTGAGCTCTGAGCGTGCTTATTTGCGAGGCGAGACCATTTCATGTGTGAGAGAAGATGGTGGCGTCATTGAAACGCGACTGGATTCTTATGCCGTGGGAGAAGACGGCAAAGCCGGTATTCGTGGCCGATTAGTGTCGAAACAAGGCCAGCTGGTGGCCAAATCGATGATGGCCGGATTCCTTCAGGGCTTGGCAGGCGCATTTGATGTGAATCCCGTACCAACGATTCAGACGGGTAATGCCGGTGATACTCAGTTGTACCAGCAAGTCATGAGCCAAGAAGCATTACAAGGCGCTGCGATTAAAGGCACTGGTAAAGCATTGGATCGAGTGGCCAAGTTCTATTTGGACATGGCAGAAAATATGTTCCCAGTCATAGAGGTAGACGCTGCAAGGAAAATTGAAGTCATAGTCACTCGTGGTGCCTCGTTGTCGTTGGCTACTTCGCAAGGGGGAGGTGCAAGAAGATGA
- a CDS encoding type-F conjugative transfer system secretin TraK has product MRTKISRWITSSLIAMSLSGVLLSQASYADVELPIVPASVMKQSATANPPIQSNSVAADTPTTLLMTPGVNELIPVALGHLNRIVTPFESPQVRTTSDAQTQIKGNVVYVATDKESPVSLYITPPGQEAPALSVTLVPRRIPPREITLAIDGQQWPIKGVVNRKAATWETTQPYVDSLRDLLRRLALNELPQGYDIRLAGQTDTSPKCFQPGLKFGFKQGQIVTGHYFTVYVGLVESFADEPIEASEIACHSPDIVASAYWPRNILLPGEKTELYVVVRNHREEAVESQRPSLLVGGE; this is encoded by the coding sequence ATGCGAACCAAAATTAGTCGATGGATAACATCAAGCTTAATCGCAATGAGCTTGAGTGGCGTCCTTTTATCTCAAGCGTCGTATGCAGACGTGGAATTGCCAATTGTGCCAGCCAGTGTGATGAAGCAGTCTGCTACTGCAAATCCACCGATTCAAAGCAATTCGGTTGCAGCGGATACGCCAACAACGCTACTGATGACACCGGGGGTTAATGAACTGATCCCTGTAGCACTTGGTCATCTGAATCGAATTGTGACGCCGTTTGAATCGCCTCAGGTGAGAACAACCAGTGATGCTCAGACGCAAATCAAGGGGAATGTTGTATATGTAGCCACGGACAAAGAATCACCGGTTTCACTTTACATCACTCCGCCTGGTCAGGAAGCGCCCGCATTATCTGTCACCTTAGTGCCTCGTCGTATTCCACCGCGTGAAATCACCTTAGCTATTGATGGTCAGCAGTGGCCTATCAAGGGCGTCGTGAACCGAAAAGCCGCCACTTGGGAAACGACTCAGCCATACGTCGATAGCTTACGTGATTTACTCAGACGCCTTGCACTAAATGAGTTACCACAAGGCTATGACATCCGTTTAGCTGGCCAAACTGACACAAGCCCGAAATGTTTTCAGCCGGGCTTAAAGTTTGGTTTTAAGCAGGGGCAAATTGTGACGGGACATTACTTCACCGTCTATGTAGGACTGGTTGAAAGCTTTGCTGATGAGCCGATAGAAGCCAGTGAAATAGCCTGTCATTCACCAGATATAGTGGCAAGCGCCTACTGGCCTCGCAATATTTTGTTGCCGGGTGAAAAGACTGAGTTGTATGTGGTTGTTCGCAATCATCGTGAAGAAGCGGTGGAAAGTCAGCGACCTTCGCTTCTTGTGGGAGGTGAATAA
- a CDS encoding TraE/TraK family type IV conjugative transfer system protein — MKFDVFLKSWQGTQLENRWQRFLIAVLVLSNLLLAVAAFSRNTVVAIQPLTLSETAEVSRNQATQPYLESWGLYLAELMGNVTPGNVSFIRVAIEPLLSPAVYQQVVDALEIQARQIREDRVTLKFQPRQVEYEYETGHVFVTGYSLVSGPSGDEQRQTRTYEFDIDIEQYRPKLSWMDTYEGQARTKRVREKLTQEQNRRVNDANQN, encoded by the coding sequence GTGAAGTTCGACGTGTTTTTAAAATCATGGCAAGGCACGCAATTAGAGAACCGATGGCAACGGTTCCTGATTGCAGTGCTGGTGCTATCTAATTTGCTGCTTGCGGTAGCGGCATTTTCTCGCAATACCGTGGTAGCCATTCAACCACTAACCTTGTCTGAAACGGCTGAAGTATCGCGAAACCAAGCCACTCAACCTTACCTTGAATCCTGGGGACTCTACCTGGCTGAGCTTATGGGCAACGTGACGCCGGGTAATGTGTCCTTTATCCGGGTTGCTATAGAACCACTGCTTTCTCCAGCGGTGTACCAGCAAGTGGTCGATGCACTGGAAATTCAGGCAAGGCAAATCCGAGAAGACCGAGTCACGCTCAAATTCCAACCCAGACAAGTGGAGTATGAGTATGAAACCGGGCATGTCTTTGTAACCGGTTATTCCTTGGTTTCTGGGCCATCTGGAGATGAACAGCGCCAAACTCGCACCTATGAGTTTGACATCGATATTGAGCAATACCGTCCAAAGCTCAGTTGGATGGATACGTATGAGGGGCAAGCTAGAACGAAGCGCGTTCGTGAAAAGTTGACCCAAGAGCAAAACCGGAGGGTGAATGATGCGAACCAAAATTAG
- the traL gene encoding type IV conjugative transfer system protein TraL produces the protein MEPVSIPSYIDDPPHFLLWSADEMAPILLGLVIGIFTGNSLGLCLLGLVTTKLYRRFRDGRPDGFILHAIYWAGLLPTKAKTIPNPFIRSYLP, from the coding sequence ATGGAACCTGTGAGTATTCCGTCCTATATCGATGACCCGCCGCACTTCCTGCTTTGGAGTGCCGATGAGATGGCTCCCATTCTGTTGGGGCTAGTGATCGGCATTTTTACCGGTAATTCCTTGGGTTTATGCCTGTTGGGGTTGGTGACAACCAAGCTCTATCGGCGTTTTCGTGATGGTCGCCCAGATGGTTTTATTCTTCACGCCATCTACTGGGCTGGACTGTTGCCAACCAAAGCCAAGACGATCCCCAATCCATTTATCAGGAGCTATCTGCCGTGA
- a CDS encoding type II toxin-antitoxin system RelE/ParE family toxin: MSWKIDFYDGVEDQILDMPPKIQARMIKLLELMEKHGANLGPPHTESMGDGLFEIRAKAQEGIGRGLFCYLKGKHIYVLHAFVKKSQKTPKNELNLARDRQKEVQKS, from the coding sequence ATGAGCTGGAAGATCGACTTTTACGATGGCGTTGAGGATCAGATCCTCGATATGCCACCCAAAATACAAGCTCGCATGATTAAGCTTTTAGAGCTGATGGAAAAGCATGGTGCAAACTTGGGGCCTCCTCATACTGAGTCTATGGGCGATGGGTTATTTGAAATCCGCGCCAAAGCACAAGAAGGTATTGGTAGAGGCTTATTTTGCTACTTAAAAGGGAAGCACATTTATGTGTTACACGCTTTTGTAAAAAAATCTCAAAAGACGCCCAAAAATGAGCTCAATCTTGCCAGAGATAGACAAAAAGAGGTTCAAAAATCATGA
- a CDS encoding helix-turn-helix transcriptional regulator, whose product MSLQKLKQRALANAEVKNEYDKLESEFSFIDQLLTMRTKAGLTQEQVAERMHTQKSNVSRLEKGNANPSWSTLLKYAHACGFELTLKPQKMS is encoded by the coding sequence ATGAGTCTGCAAAAACTGAAACAACGTGCTTTAGCCAATGCTGAAGTTAAGAATGAGTACGATAAGCTTGAGAGTGAGTTCAGCTTTATTGACCAATTGCTTACCATGAGAACAAAGGCAGGACTTACTCAAGAACAAGTTGCTGAAAGAATGCATACCCAAAAGAGTAACGTCAGTCGTTTAGAAAAAGGTAATGCCAATCCAAGTTGGTCAACTCTTCTAAAATATGCTCACGCATGTGGCTTTGAATTAACACTCAAGCCACAAAAAATGAGTTAA
- a CDS encoding DUF4400 domain-containing protein produces MSKHKSVWLLCLALMLEIIAIGVLVPGDWTGRVINKEKQMIQNQLGAQTSYWIGQTSHRWYQSWIVDTQMEQSVRDFLIPTEEQRLRSKGMENMGGFWFVWVEDRIQAFFDVLYQVFTRFALLMVWLPFALILMLPALWDGLMTWKIKKTTFDFSSPIIHRYSMIILGSGVILLFMGLFAPLAIPPVVLPSMIIGLALMAGLALSHLQKKI; encoded by the coding sequence ATGAGCAAGCATAAGTCAGTTTGGCTGCTGTGTCTGGCGCTGATGCTGGAGATTATTGCCATTGGCGTATTAGTGCCCGGTGATTGGACTGGCCGGGTTATTAATAAAGAGAAGCAGATGATCCAAAACCAATTGGGCGCACAAACAAGCTATTGGATTGGTCAAACTAGCCATCGCTGGTATCAGTCATGGATTGTGGATACGCAGATGGAGCAATCTGTGCGTGATTTTCTAATCCCCACTGAAGAGCAGCGACTGCGTTCTAAAGGGATGGAGAACATGGGTGGCTTTTGGTTCGTCTGGGTAGAAGACCGTATTCAGGCATTTTTTGATGTGTTGTACCAAGTGTTCACTCGATTTGCTTTGCTGATGGTCTGGTTGCCCTTTGCGCTTATTCTCATGTTACCGGCGCTGTGGGACGGCTTGATGACCTGGAAGATTAAGAAGACAACCTTTGATTTTTCGAGCCCTATCATTCACCGTTACAGCATGATTATCCTGGGCTCAGGCGTCATCTTGCTATTTATGGGATTGTTCGCCCCGCTGGCTATTCCACCGGTGGTACTACCGTCGATGATCATCGGCTTGGCGTTGATGGCGGGGTTGGCGTTAAGTCACTTGCAGAAGAAGATATGA
- a CDS encoding conjugative transfer protein, whose translation MHHSVCLKMTTLTSKEMLAQWQQHNPQFKETLRLLETDWPHALASVYCLADYLTDAFTLDGHSIFDLCLCNGLSSYEEVSCDDDSVRLWHLIEALTWTAASALTGIRLRDPDHFEWAAVDGVYFYSWIRNRPNRMAYLAEGRIEVRYVSGHTTTKRLQQVIKARIMTPTVAAMLARVEEDVWHEQA comes from the coding sequence ATGCATCATTCTGTCTGTCTGAAAATGACAACACTTACCAGTAAAGAAATGCTCGCTCAATGGCAGCAACATAACCCCCAGTTCAAGGAAACCTTAAGACTGCTTGAAACCGACTGGCCTCATGCTTTGGCCTCTGTGTATTGCTTGGCGGACTATTTAACAGATGCGTTCACGTTAGATGGCCATTCCATCTTTGATTTGTGTCTGTGTAATGGTTTGAGCAGTTATGAAGAAGTCAGTTGTGATGATGACAGTGTACGCCTGTGGCATTTAATTGAGGCACTGACCTGGACTGCCGCCAGTGCTTTAACGGGGATTCGCCTGCGTGATCCTGACCATTTCGAGTGGGCCGCCGTAGATGGTGTGTATTTCTACTCCTGGATTCGTAATCGTCCAAACAGGATGGCGTATTTGGCTGAAGGACGCATCGAAGTGCGTTATGTCAGTGGCCATACGACGACAAAGCGGCTTCAACAAGTGATTAAAGCCCGGATTATGACGCCAACCGTTGCAGCCATGCTGGCCCGAGTAGAAGAGGATGTTTGGCATGAGCAAGCATAA
- the traD gene encoding conjugative transfer system coupling protein TraD (Members of this protein family are the putative conjugative coupling factor, TraD, as the term is used for the SXT and TOL plasmid systems.): MKENAYEMPWRTNYEAMAAAGWLVGATGAIAAEMLTELPPEPFWWMTGISSGMALYRLPESYRLYKLQRGLKGKPLAFMELSHLQKVMAKHPDELWLGYGFEWDQRHAQRAYEILKRDKQTLLNQGHGKQMGSTWIHGVEPKEEDVYQPVGHTEGHTLIVGTTGAGKTRCFDAMITQAILRNEAVIIIDPKGDKELKDNAQRACIAADSPERFVYFHPGFPEHSVRLNPLRNFNRGTEIASRIAALIPSETGADPFKAFGQMALNNIVQGLLLTSQRPDLKTLRRFLEGGPEGLVVKAVTAWGEQVYPNFSVEIKRFTEKANTLTKQAMAMLLFYYERIQPVAANTDLEGLLSMFEHDRTHYSKMVASLMPVLNMLTSSELGPLLSPTTNDVDDSRLITDSGRIINNAQVAYIGLDSLTDAMVGSAIGSLLLSDLTAVAGDRYNYGVENRPVNIFIDEAAEVVNDPFIQLLNKGRGAKMRCVIATQTFADFAARTGSEAKARQVLGNINNLIALRVMDAETQQYITDNLPKTRLQYIMQTQGMSSNSDSPALFTGNHGERLMEEEGDMFPPQLLGQLPNLEYIAKLSGGRVIKGRIPILTSSTQAA, encoded by the coding sequence ATGAAAGAAAACGCATACGAGATGCCCTGGCGCACGAACTATGAAGCCATGGCAGCAGCAGGTTGGCTGGTCGGAGCAACTGGGGCAATTGCCGCAGAAATGCTGACTGAGCTACCACCTGAGCCATTTTGGTGGATGACAGGGATTTCCTCGGGCATGGCGTTGTACCGCCTGCCTGAGTCTTACCGCCTTTATAAGTTGCAGAGGGGGCTAAAAGGCAAACCATTGGCATTTATGGAGCTGTCGCATTTGCAAAAAGTGATGGCAAAACATCCTGATGAATTGTGGTTAGGATATGGCTTTGAGTGGGATCAACGTCATGCTCAACGCGCTTATGAAATCCTAAAGCGGGATAAGCAAACCTTGCTTAACCAAGGTCACGGCAAACAAATGGGTTCGACTTGGATTCATGGTGTCGAGCCCAAAGAAGAAGATGTGTACCAGCCAGTTGGTCACACCGAGGGGCATACCTTAATTGTCGGTACGACCGGTGCCGGAAAAACCCGATGCTTCGATGCGATGATCACCCAGGCCATTTTGCGCAATGAAGCCGTGATTATTATTGACCCTAAGGGAGACAAAGAACTTAAGGATAATGCACAGCGAGCCTGTATTGCCGCCGATAGTCCTGAGCGCTTTGTGTATTTTCATCCGGGTTTTCCTGAACATTCAGTACGTCTTAATCCCTTGAGGAACTTTAACCGGGGCACTGAAATTGCCAGCCGAATTGCGGCATTAATCCCATCTGAAACCGGTGCTGATCCATTTAAAGCCTTTGGCCAAATGGCACTGAATAACATAGTGCAAGGTCTGTTGCTTACGTCACAACGTCCTGATCTGAAAACACTGAGACGGTTCTTGGAAGGTGGCCCAGAAGGCTTGGTAGTAAAAGCCGTCACGGCCTGGGGGGAGCAGGTGTATCCGAACTTTAGTGTGGAGATCAAGCGCTTTACCGAAAAGGCCAACACCTTGACTAAACAAGCCATGGCGATGCTGCTTTTCTACTACGAACGCATTCAGCCCGTTGCCGCCAATACCGATTTAGAGGGGCTATTGAGTATGTTTGAGCATGACAGAACCCACTATTCCAAGATGGTGGCCTCACTGATGCCGGTACTCAATATGCTCACATCAAGTGAACTAGGCCCATTGCTATCACCTACTACAAACGATGTGGATGACAGCCGGTTAATTACGGATTCTGGCCGTATTATCAACAATGCCCAAGTGGCGTATATCGGGTTGGATTCATTGACCGACGCCATGGTTGGCAGCGCCATTGGTTCGTTGCTTTTATCCGATCTCACCGCCGTGGCCGGTGACCGCTATAACTATGGTGTTGAAAATCGTCCCGTAAATATCTTCATCGATGAGGCGGCTGAAGTCGTCAACGATCCCTTCATTCAACTGCTCAACAAAGGCCGTGGCGCAAAAATGCGTTGTGTTATTGCTACTCAGACCTTTGCTGACTTTGCAGCTCGTACAGGCAGTGAAGCTAAGGCTCGCCAGGTGTTAGGTAACATCAACAACTTGATAGCCCTTCGGGTGATGGACGCCGAAACGCAGCAGTACATTACTGACAATCTGCCTAAGACTCGGTTGCAGTACATCATGCAAACTCAAGGTATGTCGTCCAACTCGGACAGCCCCGCATTGTTTACCGGCAATCATGGAGAACGCTTGATGGAGGAAGAAGGCGATATGTTTCCACCGCAGTTATTGGGCCAGCTCCCTAACCTGGAGTACATCGCCAAGCTTTCAGGTGGCCGCGTGATCAAAGGCCGTATTCCTATTTTAACCAGCTCTACACAGGCAGCATAA